From the genome of Nicotiana tabacum cultivar K326 chromosome 17, ASM71507v2, whole genome shotgun sequence:
acacggggatttacccttcaatcactcctacaccggcacatgtagtttcggggttaggttgttccgacctacccttccttggtggctaatcgatactcccaaagcatttgttattaaaagtatttaccactcaattcatattcctttacatgtcattcattttattaACATCATTGGCCATAacacaatatcattcttggcacattggccataCTTCATAATTCAGCTCATTATCCCATTTTCAATCGTTATCAtgaataatcaacaacaaggcctttcaaCATTAAAAACTTTAATCACATCCTTGAGAaaattagggtcttaggcacatatgACTTATTACACAATTGACATGGTGGCTTTCATAAGAATTCACGCTTTCAAATCATAACATAGTAACACACAACCTATACTTAAACCACATCCTCAAACATTAACttaacataacaagaatcttTGGAATACACATTGAACACATAATTATTtcgacacaaggcttatttgaTAGAAATTCAATTTATAAAGGGCATCACGAGACTTACAAGGACATTgcggggttcaattctaagagaagagtttagctaaTATACCTCACttagcttccttaaactctaaaatgttccgaaaatcttagcaacttcaatctattgtagaaatgtaacaaatttaaacaaaattaggaagatactcatggttctagctcctttgagcattttatcaaatactaggtgtgcattaaggtttcaaggccctttCATGGAGGAtcctatcatcccacaacccattctttaccattttagCTCAACAATTTTCCTACATctcttgataacacatgcatgcaaaataaacaactcctATACCCAAAAATTATCTTACCAATTATCCATTCCTagttaaatttcgaaattgaggtttagggtgtagaattttACCTTTAGGATGGAAGACCTAATGTGCTTTCCTTGATAATCTTCCaagattcgagcaagaattgaagaacaaattgtTGAAGAACTCTCTCTCACTTTAGGGCATTCTCTAACCCTCAAAATATCAGGTTTTTGCTCAAAAGATGGCACATATAGTCTATTTagcgaagtagggtcgggttataaaaattcaaaaaatgaagctccggaacaggatctgcggtcgcatatgcgaccgcataattgctctCCGGAACTGGGCAAAACTGACCCAGTCTGCGGTCATTAtgtggcccgcagacctgttctgcggtcgcataatgcatcgcaGAACTGGTTTGcaatcgcataatgcaccacaaatCTGCTCTCCAAACTTGCCTAagttgcttcactctgcggccattatgtggtccgtagagtgattatgcGACCGCTTAGTGGGCTGCAGAGATGTATTTTTCTGCCCAAAATTTTCCTTtaagcctacttcggcaccacgaaaccttaaattcctttacaaattttacggggccttacataaaCCAAATTTAAGGCAAGTGTTATAAGTGTTTGATTTATAAATACAGGGGCTGTGTCCGAAACTGAGTGATATTATAGGGGCGTTCAGTGTATAACTTATCCAATTATTTAATTGGGTTGGATACAGAGAGTGATATGTGAAGTATAACTTTCAAGGAAAGAGCTCTTTTATTGTAATACCATCACTCCGTCAGTGAGAAGACAATGCTAGAGGTTCTCTCTTTTTACTTGCCTTATGAAAAATGCTAGAGGTTCTCTCTTTCTGAATATAAGGCCTTGAAGATTGAATTGCTTCAACTTGCTCTGGAAAACCATTCATGATCTCTTTCATGGTTTTAAGAAATGTATTAGTTAACCAGTTCTTTTGCACGTGCTTCATTAAAAGTAATTGTTTCTGAggcgtagttgttgttgttgacaaTACAGGTTCCTTGTATTTTGGGCGTTAATCTAACTGATGTGGATCTGTTAGAATTTCTTCAACAGGTTAGTCCAATGAAGATTTGGGGGTGGGGTGGGAGGTCGCTTTTTGATAATCAATAAGTAGCGTAGGCTTCGATAGGCTTGCAGACACTTGTGGATATCATTAACTAATTGTCATATTTCACTCTTTTCAACTCTAATTTAACGTTCTCGTTTGGTATCTTACTTACGTTCTTGCTTAAATGCCGTGTCATGCTTTCTGAACAATGTGTTTGCAACCCTTAGCTTGCTGATACAGATGGATCATCTATAATACCCCCATCAGTGAATCGGGTCCTGAACAGCAAGGCTTGCAGGAGTAAGTTAAATATCTACTTTATAAATTAAGGGCTGCCTGATGCTTTCTTTGCCTCCACCACAccccaagaaaaagaaaaggaattagaACCACAATTAGTTGGTTTaggatatttttctttaatattcCTGATGTCATGGTTTTTTATCAAGTATTCGAATTTGGAATGATAATTATGACATGGATAGAGTGGAACATATAGAGAGGATCAATTTAGCTGACAAACTAATTCTGGTTTGAAGCTTGTTTGGTTGATTGATTATTGATTCCTGATGTCaccattctatttatttattttttcatagGTGCAATTATGTTTGGAGATGCATTGTTACCTTCAGAATGTTCTCTCATTGTTGAGGAGTTGAAGCAGACTTCGTTGTGTTTTCAAGTGAGTGGAAAATTGCATTTCAGGAGATATATACACGGATTTGTTTTGGATCTGCAGTGAATGGGTGTGTTTTAAGAGAGGAATTCCATATTACTAATGACTGCATTATGTTTTCGTTTGCTAGTGTGCTCATGGGCGACCAACAACCGTCCCTCTTGTCAACTTGGATGCTCTGCATGAGCAGATTGCCAAGTTAGGTTCGTGTGGTAGGGGTTCATCTGAGGCATGGCATGAGTTACATCGGCATGAAATCAGCTTAGAGCGTGCAGCGAAGCGACTAAGAACAGCCGTATCCTAGTGTCAAAAGGCTCTCGTGAAAATACCTAATTTGGTTCTGGATACCTATCAAGCAATAATTTTGCGTTGAAGATATCCAGTCTGCACCCATCACAATGGAGGATGATCCGGATCTGGAGGGCGGTGTATTAATACTGATCGATATATGAAGGTATCTAATGATAACTCTATGAATGTACATACTAAATTTGTAACACTGGTCCCATTGGCAGCTCTCTCtatctcacacacacacacatacacacactggAACAAAACTAGGAAAAGGAATGGATTGTACAGTTTCCATGTAAAACCAGAGTAACCCCATTTGTCATGTGTACAGAACGTGAAGAAATGATATCCCATTGCTCGCATGGTTAAGTTTGTATGTTCCATTTCCATCCCAACCCTCCCCTATTAACCGGTATTACAAATCTCCTGAACATATAAAACTTCCATTCACATCTGTTTTACTGCTCCTCACCCTAGTTACACTGGAGCCAGCCAGCTACGCTCCTACAACTCGAGCTGCTAAATAGTTGCATGAATCAGATGTTTTTAGTCTGTTGAGTAATTCTTATGATTTATGTCATCAAAGGCTGAAACTCATCCTGAGTGAATTCttttttgcttttagtaaattAAGATAGTGCCCGGCGTGTATTTCGACTAAAATACTggatttatttgttattttttactGACACAAATATGAATAACTCTGCTTACGAATACTTAGGCAAGTGAAAAAAATTCATTTATCTGTTAAAAGAATAATGTGTATACTCACTTTGCTCTCTTTGATAATAGATCATAGCTCATTTGTATTGGAAAAAAGTTCACATGTTCTATCTTTACATACATGCCATGTGTTACAATAAATATTTGTAGCTTATACATTGATTAATTATTCTGCACTCTTACTTTATTTGTAACACTTACACTTTGTATTTGCACCAATCAAATaaatacataacacgtatttACATGCATTATTATCACTAAATTATAATGAATTATACAAATTCTCACATCAACTTATCACTTGACTATAGTTAACTTGGATGAATCggtgtaaaaatattatttggttTGGTACATATATCTAGTAGACTAGTAGGaataaatatttttcgaaaatatTGTGCGTCGAGAGATTCTCGAACCAATAGCCTTAAATATAACGGAATTTCCTATTTACATCTGAAGAGCCTTCAATATCCGACTGGAATTCCATACCCctctgattttcttaaaagaagaTGAAATAAATCATTAAGATGGCTGATATTTTCAGGATAGTCTTAGAGCCATAATATTGTGCAAATTGGACCTAGGACTTTATACACCTAATATAAGCCTCAAATTGGTAAATTGATATACTGCCAAAAAGTCAAAACAAAATGCTTTGCTTAAATTAAAGCCATACACTACATAAGGAAAGTGTGAATGTGTCATTACAAAGGACCAAAAGTCAAAAACcttttttgttaaagaaaaaaagCTCCAGTAATgtgtttaaataataaaaatctgTATAACGAGTTGAACAGTGAGAAACAATCTTCGCTCACAAGAAAGTTCCCAGCCCTCTTTTCATGCACAATCACTTCAAATGTAAAACTTACAAAGCAAATGGAGAAAACACAAAGacatttctaaacaaattcacaaCACCATAGTTCTAATCTACAAGCAGCCAACCTTGAGGGAAATAATATGAATTGCTAAAGAGGGCCAAAATAATGCAAAAGTTGAGAGATAGTACTATTTACTATAGTTCCTATAAGCGTTGTGCTCCATAAGTACATATTTCCATACACAAAGATGTTGTGCAATATAATCATCGATCAATGGCTAATGGTAAGATGAGAAAGAGTTTGTGGCTTCTAGTTTCAATTTAAAATTTCTCATGAAACCCTGTTTCCAAATTGGTTGTTAGCCGGTCATGTTGTAGTCTTCTGCATGTAGATATGGATGATAGCTCCCTGGTACTTCCATCTTTCCCATTAGCTGGTCCATTCCTGCATATCCATTTTTATCACATAAAGAACGGAATTACAGATCAGCTACATAGGGTCACGAAATAACCATTCCGCTTTCATTAATTGCCATTTTGCTCTTATTTCTGGTGATTGAGTTTGGAACACCACTGTCGAAAAACAAGTTTTATGCTTTCTAGGCCTACAGAAGAGTTAATGGGTAAGGGATTGTCGCATTCTTTTAATCAAGTGTGCTTCAATTGGTGACTATTACGGATATGATGCATTAATTCCACGAGAAGTGGACTAGCTTAAAATGTGCATGTCTCCAAATGTTCTCCTATCTTCGTGAAGGATCAAATGAGCGCAGAAACTATTATTAACTAATGCAGAATTTGAACCTGGAAGCTAGTTTAACTATCGCATGGATATTTAGAATTTAAACAGCACTGCACCCTTTGTTTATATCTACAGAGGATATTTAGCATACAGTGGCAGACTGGTAAAAAAAAATGATGTTATAGGAAATAGAAGAAACATACTTGGATTAGACATTCCATAGAAGGACATTTCGCCATAACTTCCAGCAGGTTTTGAAGTACCCTCTGATGGAAACACAGGCTCGGGTTTACTGGTTCGTGGATCTAACGAATGCATCCCAGAGCTCACTTCAGGGTTCTGATAGCCAACATCTTCAGCCCTTGAAGTTGGCATGTGAGGAGACTGTAGATCCTCTGGCCTCGTTTTCTTCTCATTGGATGACTCAACCTCTGTCTCCACCTCCGATTCAGTGTTGTTTGTTGTAGCAACCTGTTGCTTCCTTTTTGATCGAGCACGCCTATTTTGAAACCAATTATACACATTTGTTTCAGAAATTTGGCCATGTTGAGATAAATCAGAGGTTATCTCCTTGATCTTCTGTTTGCTTGGAGTTCCATTGCCTTGGTCAAAGATGCGCTCAAGAATCTGAAGTTGCATAGGTGTTGGAGTCCAGCGTTGTCTGCCAGTGATTTTATGGCCAGCAGATGTCACCAGCGGATCGCAATACAGATTTCCCAGCCTGACTCCTGAGATAGAAGGTAAAGATGAATTCTAATTCAGAAAGTTGTTAGAAACGTGTGGGAATTCATACAGATATATTTCTTAGTAGACCATGCAGAAGCAGCAATTCAAAGATATGGATGCTTTGCACAATATAATAAGTCTAACTGAAAAATGAATCATCAACAGCTTCTAGAAAAGCAGATCGAGTGATCAGTCTTTCTTGAAAAGCGCGTCCCATTTAATAAGTCATTTTTATGCATAATTTGCTTCTTTAGCATGATTGTCAAAGCAAAGCACTCAAATAACCCAATGACACCACGAATACTATCATTCACTGTGAATTTGAACAGAACAAATAATTTCTTGTACCATGGAAATGGCATAAAAAATGTTTGCCATATACAAATTTGAACCACTCTTAAGGAGGAGCTTATTATGTTGTTGCCGTTGAACCACTCTTAAAAATATGAACTCTGAAGTATGTGAAATACACCTAAATATAGTCATTGATCAATGCAATACATTAAGATTTCAGCATACAATCATTGATCATTATAATCCATCAAGATTTCAGTTTAATTCTTTTTCAGAACTTCCATTATAAGAGCCAGGGTTTATTGACCTGGTCATTTTGAAGGAGTGAATCAAATGTAGTGGATGACTTTATTACCCATAACTGCATCTAAAATAACAAATCTAAGAAATGAAGATtaattttcatttctttctttcttagtCCAGAGAAGTTTTCAGGTCTCAAAGATATTATAGTACTATATTGGACGAAGGAAATATTGGAGTAAAAACATTAAGGATTAAATTTGGAAAGGAAGATTCTGaataaaaataatgaatcaaATGAGATTCTATACCAAAAGGTAAGATGTTTCAAACTTTGAAAGCATAAGGAATCAATAAAATGAAATTTTATACCAAAAGGAACGAGCCAAGAGgctaaaaatttttgggccatttAAGTTAAAGGACTATTTGAAATATTATGCAGATAGAATAGGTAAGAATTTTGAAATGATtcccttttctatttttggttAAAGTTTTTGAACTCGATTATTAGAGGGAAAATACCCAATAAACAAGAGAGCTAAACagaaaagaagaagatgatgaagaagaaaatgaagagagAAGAGAAGACCAGAAAACAAAATGGGCAGCTAAAGATACAAAATCTGATCCATTTTTTAGAGAATGACAGAGAAGGGTCCAATTATATCACCACTATAATTGTGAAAAGAAACCTATATCAAAACAGGACAATaattggagagagagagagagagagaaaagggggACCAGCAAGATCATGTTGGGAAGCCATGGATTTGTGCAAATCAACAAGCTGTTCACAAATGGTAGCATATACTGCTATTTGCTTCCTTAGAACTTCCATTTGCTCATCAGTCATCACTTTCACAAACATCCCACCACCCCCTCCTCCTCCTCCCATTTCCTCTGCCGTCTGCGGTGGCTGCTGCGGTAGCTGCTGCTTTTCCCACTCCATAATAATCTCTaccacttcttcttcttccttttggtTAATTACTTAAAAAGGGTCAGCACAAAATTGAATAATAGTGACTCTTTTTGGTCTGAATTGAAGTAAACAGAGAGtgagtaaaaagagaaaaaagggtaACGAGAAAGTAAAGCAAAAGCGGGAGAGAAGACTACTACTGAAGTGGACACAGTAAAGACAAGATTTGGACGTTTAGTGTACCTGTACTAATATACAGTCCATGTGGGGtacaatttttttagtttttattattttccattttaaaataataaaattcgaATGACTTTTTGGGGTCTATTATTAGACTAGGAAAAATAATTATTGGAGGCTAAAACCAAATGATTCTCTTGGGATTGAGGTATATTACTCTCACCCATAAACATGATATGATTTTCTTTTAGGAAAGGAATGGATTCTCAGATTTATTTGGTTATGTACCATGCCTAATTTGGGCGGTAATGTTCGTCCTAATAATGGGcataagatttatttatttttgcacCGTTTTCTTTGTTCGGTTTTTATATGATCTTTTCTATGATTTTAGATAGTAGCACATCTAGAAAATATATACTCTATAGTCCATTCTTGCGATATTATTTTTCTATTAATTTGTTTTGGAAagtgatatattttatattttaaaataatttaaacttTCAGTATTGCACGTACGGCGAAGCTTTCAAAAGTCTTATATGCAAACGTTATTgtatatttaaaattacaaattttTGAAAGTCTTATAATAATGCAAATATTATTgtatatttaaaattataaatttcaaAAGCGTTATAATAATACAACTATTATGACatgtttaaaattataaatttaaaaaaaaaaacttttttagaTTTTGTGACGAGTCAAacgtcacataaattgaaatagcGTGACTAGGGGTGTTAATGGTTCGGTTCaatcggttattttataaaatttataccatatcaatttttcggttatttcattttgtataatcaaaattagacttttcgaaatcGTCCCAATCATCTCGTTTTCTCTTcagtatcggtacggttcggttaatctttcggtatttttttaaaaacgacaTGTAAGGGTTTCTAGTCGAACTTAGAAGGCGATAAGTGTCTACTTGCCTATGACTTTGGCAAAAttctctagatatttttactattttaaaagTGATAATCAAAGGAACATGAAAGATGTCCAAAATAGTGATTCATTCCACTATTCTAGCGTAAATAAATTAAGCAAAGACAAGAGAAATATAAATTATATGAGTAAAAAGATACTAATCAAGTTGGGACCGAAGAATAGAGCTTATTAGTAGATTAGTATCCAACAAGAGAAATATAAATCTTACAAGAGGAAAGATATACAATATCTTGTTGCTAGTGGCTTGCTACTCAAGATATTAAAACTAATTTAGTTTCTATGTAGAATAGATTTGAGAGTTGGGACTTTGAATATTAATTATTTGGTCACTTGTAGCCATTTTCATAATCCAAAACCcaagtaaaaaaaattaatactttCTTAGTTTTAAACTTAGTATATAAAATGTATTTTTCATATACAAATTAATTTGGTATGATTCggtatttttttgatttatttttataaaattaaaaatctatCCTATTATTTGGTACGGTTATAAGTTTATATAAAACctacaattttattaaaaaaaacttaaTAATAATCGATTTGGTACGGTTCAGTCgatttagtcggtttttaaaaattcattgaCACTCCTAAGAGTGACTATtaatttatgaaaataaaaagGCCAAATACTTTTCCAAAGTAAATATCAAAGCTCAGCTGGCTCTGAATTTTTCACCAACCCATGATATAATTTTCTTTAGGAAAAGTAGGGATTTTCCTATACCTTTGCCAAAGTTTGGAGGTGAATGTTCCTTTgcttttttcaaattcaaagttTGGACAATCTTTTTTATATCATTTCTATGATCTGAAGTGGCAGAAGCTCAAAATTAAGAGTTAGTTATTCGAAATGAAAAATTTATAGCCAATGAATAAATTTAAAATCTTTTCCCACACATATATTTGGtgccaaatataaataattttcatCTCTAATTTTTTCATGGTTGGGCTGTTGGGGTAacaattttcaataaaataaaaacataaaatttcGGATATACACTCATATCCGTACTACTAAAATtgtattcatatgatttttaTATATCTGTACTTTTGCGTGGGGATTAGGCAATTGTCACTTGTCAGAGTGAATGTTTGAACATTAGTACACGCCAAAGCCGGTCGGTCGGTTCGGATAGTACTTCTTAGGTACTGTAATTGTTGGCAGTACGCACTTTCTAGTACTATTTATGTTCAGGAAAATGACCAATTCTCACTGACCACCTTAATTAACGAGAGGAATGTTATGTGCTTTCTTGTTAGTTATGCTACTTaacttaaaataatttttattagtaGTTTAATTCCAATGAGTGGACATAAATTCTTTATActattaaactaaattaacttacaATAACATGTAGTTCTTCCTTGCAAGTTTGGTATGATAATCAAAAAGATAAACTTTTAGTTTAATAATTTGCTATAACTAATTAAATTAAAGCGATAATATAGAGAGTTTTTTTATATTAGTCGTAAACGTTACTAAAATTCTTGTAATTAAGGAGTTTTGAGATAAGTTTATATGCTAGTCAA
Proteins encoded in this window:
- the LOC107802618 gene encoding WUSCHEL-related homeobox 8-like, translated to MEWEKQQLPQQPPQTAEEMGGGGGGGGMFVKVMTDEQMEVLRKQIAVYATICEQLVDLHKSMASQHDLAGVRLGNLYCDPLVTSAGHKITGRQRWTPTPMQLQILERIFDQGNGTPSKQKIKEITSDLSQHGQISETNVYNWFQNRRARSKRKQQVATTNNTESEVETEVESSNEKKTRPEDLQSPHMPTSRAEDVGYQNPEVSSGMHSLDPRTSKPEPVFPSEGTSKPAGSYGEMSFYGMSNPRMDQLMGKMEVPGSYHPYLHAEDYNMTG